Proteins co-encoded in one Flavobacterium sp. M31R6 genomic window:
- the queG gene encoding tRNA epoxyqueuosine(34) reductase QueG produces MNNKSKYTQFIKSEAKRLGFLSCGISKAGFLEQEAPRLENWLNQNYNGQMSYMENHFDKRLDPTLLVDDAKSVVSLLLNYYPSEFQNPDSYKISKYAYGQDYHFVIKDKLKELLFSIESNIGDVSGRAFVDSAPVLDKAWAAKSGLGWIGKNSNLLTQKVGSFYFIAELIIDLDLEYDQAVTDHCGACTACIDACPTEAIVAPYVVDGSKCISYFTIELKENIPSEMKGKFDEWAFGCDICQDVCPWNRFSKSHNEPLFNPNSELLSMSKKDWIEITEETFKIVFKDSPLKRAKYQGINRNISFLE; encoded by the coding sequence ATAAACAATAAGTCTAAATACACGCAATTTATAAAATCCGAGGCCAAGCGTCTCGGGTTTTTATCTTGTGGTATATCGAAAGCTGGTTTTCTGGAGCAGGAGGCACCTCGTTTGGAAAATTGGTTGAATCAAAATTATAATGGACAAATGTCCTATATGGAGAATCATTTTGACAAACGTTTGGACCCAACTTTATTGGTCGATGATGCCAAAAGTGTGGTATCTCTTTTATTGAACTACTATCCTTCGGAATTTCAAAATCCTGATTCTTATAAAATATCCAAATATGCTTATGGGCAGGATTATCATTTTGTCATAAAAGACAAACTTAAAGAATTGCTTTTTTCAATAGAATCTAATATTGGTGATGTATCTGGACGTGCTTTTGTAGATTCTGCTCCTGTTTTGGATAAAGCTTGGGCTGCAAAAAGTGGTTTGGGTTGGATAGGCAAAAACAGTAATTTATTAACACAAAAAGTGGGTTCTTTTTATTTCATCGCAGAGCTTATCATAGACCTAGATTTAGAATATGACCAGGCTGTCACAGACCATTGTGGAGCTTGTACCGCCTGCATTGATGCTTGCCCAACAGAGGCAATTGTGGCACCTTATGTTGTGGATGGCAGTAAATGTATTTCTTACTTCACTATTGAACTTAAGGAGAATATTCCATCAGAGATGAAAGGGAAATTTGATGAGTGGGCATTTGGCTGTGATATTTGTCAAGACGTTTGTCCTTGGAATCGTTTTTCAAAATCTCATAATGAACCTTTGTTTAATCCCAATTCAGAATTACTTTCGATGTCCAAAAAAGATTGGATTGAAATAACCGAGGAAACTTTTAAAATCGTGTTTAAGGATTCTCCTCTTAAACGTGCTAAATATCAAGGTATTAATAGGAATATTTCGTTTCTGGAATAA
- the ruvB gene encoding Holliday junction branch migration DNA helicase RuvB, with translation MNENLDPTNNNFSSEELDIEKRLRPLSFDDFAGQDQVLENLKVFVAAANQRKEALDHTLFHGPPGLGKTTLANILANELEVGIKITSGPVLDKPGDLAGLLTNLEERDVLFIDEIHRLSPIVEEYLYSAMEDFKIDIMIESGPNARTVQINLNPFTLIGATTRSGLLTAPMRARFGISSRLQYYTTELLTTIVERSAMIFKMPITMEAAIEIAGRSRGTPRIANALLRRVRDFAQIKGNGTIDIEIARYALKALNVDAHGLDEMDNKILNTIIDKFKGGPVGLSTLATAVSESSETIEEVYEPFLIQEGFIMRTPRGREVTEKAYKHLGKIKTNIQGGLF, from the coding sequence ATGAATGAAAACTTAGATCCAACAAATAATAATTTTAGTTCCGAAGAACTGGATATTGAGAAAAGATTAAGACCATTATCTTTTGATGATTTTGCAGGTCAAGATCAAGTGTTGGAAAACCTTAAAGTTTTTGTTGCGGCAGCCAATCAAAGGAAAGAAGCTCTTGATCACACCCTTTTTCACGGCCCTCCAGGTTTGGGTAAAACTACCTTAGCCAATATTTTAGCCAATGAATTAGAAGTGGGTATCAAAATCACTTCTGGTCCTGTTTTGGATAAGCCGGGTGATTTGGCTGGCTTACTGACGAATCTCGAGGAAAGGGATGTTTTGTTTATTGACGAGATACACCGTTTAAGCCCTATAGTCGAGGAGTACTTGTATTCAGCTATGGAGGACTTTAAGATTGACATTATGATTGAATCTGGGCCAAATGCAAGAACGGTTCAAATCAATTTGAATCCGTTTACGCTTATCGGAGCAACTACACGTTCGGGGCTTTTAACCGCTCCTATGCGGGCCCGTTTTGGTATTTCTTCAAGATTGCAATATTATACTACTGAGCTTTTGACCACTATTGTGGAACGTAGTGCCATGATTTTCAAAATGCCCATTACTATGGAAGCCGCTATCGAAATTGCAGGTAGAAGCAGAGGGACACCTCGTATTGCGAATGCTTTATTGCGTCGTGTCCGTGATTTTGCTCAAATAAAAGGTAATGGAACCATTGATATAGAAATTGCCCGTTATGCCTTAAAGGCATTGAATGTAGATGCCCATGGTTTGGATGAAATGGACAACAAAATTTTGAATACCATCATTGATAAATTCAAAGGCGGTCCCGTTGGTTTATCGACTTTGGCTACAGCTGTATCCGAAAGTAGTGAAACTATTGAGGAAGTTTATGAGCCTTTTTTGATTCAAGAGGGTTTTATTATGCGTACCCCAAGAGGGCGTGAAGTTACGGAAAAAGCTTATAAGCATTTAGGTAAAATCAAAACCAATATTCAAGGCGGACTGTTCTAA